One genomic segment of Gottschalkia acidurici 9a includes these proteins:
- a CDS encoding purine-nucleoside phosphorylase, with translation MELLKKIKETTDFLKMKGIDKPEISIVLGSGLGSLAEEILNPIKIKYDEIPNFLVSTVEGHEGQLVYGTLNGKNVLAMQGRFHFYEGYSLDSSVFPIRVMNSLGCEKIIITNAAGGCNTSFKPGDLMIINDHINFTLRNPLIGKNYEEIGSRFPDMSQAYDRELIEISKKAGSDLNIELKEGVYMWTTGPSYETPSEVKMAQIIGVDAVGMSTVPEVIVARHGGMRVLGISCITNMASGILDQPLNHQEVIETSEKAKDDFIKLIKEIIKNI, from the coding sequence ATGGAATTATTAAAAAAGATTAAAGAAACCACAGATTTTCTAAAAATGAAAGGTATAGACAAACCCGAAATAAGTATTGTACTTGGATCTGGATTAGGTAGTTTAGCTGAGGAAATATTAAATCCAATAAAAATTAAATATGATGAAATACCAAATTTTTTAGTATCAACAGTTGAAGGACATGAGGGACAATTAGTCTATGGAACATTGAATGGAAAGAATGTTCTAGCAATGCAAGGTAGATTTCATTTCTATGAAGGATATTCACTAGATTCGTCAGTTTTTCCCATAAGGGTAATGAATTCTTTAGGTTGTGAGAAAATAATAATTACTAATGCCGCAGGAGGATGTAATACATCTTTCAAACCAGGAGATTTAATGATCATAAATGACCATATAAACTTTACTTTAAGGAATCCTCTTATAGGAAAAAACTATGAAGAGATAGGATCTCGATTTCCAGACATGTCACAAGCATATGATAGAGAGCTAATAGAAATATCTAAAAAAGCTGGAAGTGACTTAAACATAGAACTTAAAGAAGGTGTTTATATGTGGACTACAGGTCCAAGCTATGAAACACCTTCTGAAGTAAAAATGGCCCAAATTATAGGAGTTGATGCAGTTGGTATGTCAACAGTCCCTGAAGTCATAGTAGCAAGACACGGTGGGATGAGAGTATTAGGTATATCTTGCATAACTAATATGGCATCCGGTATATTAGATCAACCTTTAAATCATCAAGAGGTTATTGAAACTTCTGAAAAAGCAAAAGATGACTTTATAAAGTTAATAAAAGAGATAATTAAAAATATATAA
- a CDS encoding pyrimidine-nucleoside phosphorylase, with product MRMYDIIQKKRDGKELTREEINFFIDGYTKGDIPDYQMSALLMAIYLKKMTKQETVNLTNAMVNSGEKVDLSSIKGIKVDKHSTGGVGDKTTLALGPMVAACGLPVVKMSGRGLGHTGGTLDKLDSIRGFNTDISKDNFVKIVNNINICIGGQTTNIAPADKKIYSLRDVTATVDDISLIASSVMSKKIASGADAIVLDVKVGSGAFMKDEESAFELAQEMVDIGENVGRRSVAIVTNMDEPLGYSVGNSLEVKEAIDILKNEGPKDLLELCLTLGSYMLLLGQKVSSFDEGKKKLIEVLENGKALEKLKELVKLQDGDISYIEDTSKLPMASHVLAVTSDKEGYIEKINAEQIGKCALELGAGRETKESKIDLSAGIVLSKKVNDKINKGETLAFIHSNDIEKAEKVIKKLKDIIKISDKEITNKKLIYGVIDKNKKILY from the coding sequence ATGAGAATGTACGATATTATACAGAAAAAGAGGGATGGAAAAGAATTAACGAGAGAAGAAATAAATTTTTTTATAGATGGATACACTAAAGGAGATATACCGGATTATCAAATGTCAGCACTTCTTATGGCTATATATTTAAAAAAGATGACAAAGCAAGAAACTGTAAATTTAACTAATGCTATGGTAAATTCAGGTGAAAAAGTTGACTTATCATCTATAAAAGGAATAAAAGTAGATAAACATAGTACTGGAGGTGTAGGAGATAAAACTACATTAGCACTAGGACCGATGGTAGCTGCATGTGGTTTGCCAGTTGTAAAGATGTCAGGTAGAGGGCTAGGTCATACTGGCGGAACGTTAGATAAATTAGACTCTATAAGAGGATTTAATACGGATATAAGTAAAGATAATTTTGTTAAAATAGTAAATAATATAAATATATGTATTGGTGGTCAGACAACCAACATAGCTCCCGCAGATAAAAAAATTTATTCATTAAGAGATGTAACTGCAACAGTTGATGATATATCTCTTATAGCAAGTAGCGTAATGAGTAAAAAAATCGCGTCAGGAGCGGATGCAATAGTACTAGATGTAAAAGTAGGTAGTGGTGCTTTTATGAAAGATGAAGAAAGTGCATTTGAGTTGGCTCAAGAAATGGTAGACATAGGTGAAAATGTTGGTAGGAGAAGTGTAGCTATAGTAACTAATATGGATGAACCATTAGGATACTCAGTAGGAAATTCACTAGAAGTAAAAGAAGCAATAGATATATTGAAAAATGAAGGACCTAAAGATTTACTGGAGTTATGTTTAACACTAGGATCTTATATGCTACTACTTGGCCAAAAAGTAAGTAGCTTCGATGAAGGTAAGAAAAAACTAATAGAAGTTTTAGAAAACGGTAAAGCTTTAGAAAAATTAAAAGAACTTGTAAAATTACAAGATGGAGATATTAGCTACATAGAAGATACTTCAAAACTACCTATGGCTTCTCATGTTCTAGCCGTAACAAGCGATAAAGAAGGGTATATAGAAAAGATAAATGCGGAACAAATAGGAAAATGTGCACTTGAACTTGGAGCGGGAAGAGAAACTAAAGAAAGTAAAATAGATTTATCAGCAGGAATTGTATTATCAAAAAAGGTGAATGATAAAATAAATAAAGGTGAAACTTTAGCATTTATCCATAGTAATGACATAGAAAAAGCTGAAAAAGTTATAAAAAAATTAAAAGATATAATTAAAATTAGCGACAAAGAAATTACAAATAAAAAGCTAATATATGGAGTAATTGATAAAAACAAAAAAATATTATATTAA